A genomic window from Oculatellaceae cyanobacterium includes:
- a CDS encoding type IV pilin-like G/H family protein, which yields MSKIELKANSLQSPQLEQQNQGFTLFELLVVMLIIGILAAIGIPSFIKQTVKAKQSAARESIARVNHAQVVYRMENDSFATNYSTLLVGTLDNNSSVDTYKGYTFQMSSSADTTSIIATPVDPSLKAYSGGTNRYVDSNYREFVVSILCEANTPGTATALPPTLHNNADPDCPNNYKNLNGNF from the coding sequence ATGAGTAAGATTGAATTAAAAGCCAATTCCTTACAAAGTCCTCAATTAGAACAACAGAATCAAGGTTTTACCCTGTTTGAACTGCTTGTAGTTATGTTAATTATTGGAATTCTCGCAGCAATTGGGATACCTAGCTTTATTAAACAAACTGTTAAAGCTAAACAATCAGCAGCCAGAGAAAGTATTGCTCGTGTCAACCATGCTCAAGTTGTGTATCGGATGGAGAACGATTCTTTTGCTACTAATTATAGTACTCTCTTGGTTGGTACACTCGACAATAATAGTAGTGTTGATACTTATAAGGGCTACACTTTCCAAATGAGTTCTAGTGCGGATACCACAAGCATTATTGCCACGCCTGTAGATCCTTCCCTAAAAGCTTATTCCGGCGGAACTAACAGGTATGTTGATAGCAACTATCGAGAGTTTGTTGTTAGCATACTCTGTGAAGCAAACACCCCTGGTACAGCAACGGCACTACCACCTACTTTACATAATAATGCCGATCCCGATTGTCCCAATAACTACAAAAATCTCAATGGGAACTTCTAA